The proteins below come from a single Acinonyx jubatus isolate Ajub_Pintada_27869175 chromosome A1, VMU_Ajub_asm_v1.0, whole genome shotgun sequence genomic window:
- the FOXI1 gene encoding forkhead box protein I1 → MSSFDLPAPSPPRCSPQFPSIGQEPPEMSLYYENFFHPQGVPSPQRPPSFEGGGEYGATPNPYLWLNGPAMTPPPYLSGSNTSPFLPQAYGVQRQLLPGMSGLGGGDLGWLPIPSQEELMKLVRPPYSYSALIAMAIHGAPDKRLTLSQIYQYVADNFPFYNKSKAGWQNSIRHNLSLNDCFKKVPRDEDDPGKGNYWTLDPNCEKMFDNGNFRRKRKRKSDVSSSTGSLASEKTDSSLLAGSPKTAEAQDILDSASPGTTSSPEKQSSPPPSGTPCLNNFLSTMTAYVSGSSPVSRPVATPGLSPEPADKMGQNLLNFSSYTPLTNLSSHGGGGEWANPMPTNALGYGGSVLNQFSPHFYNSINTNSVLYPREGTEV, encoded by the exons ATGAGCTCCTTCGACCtcccagcaccctccccaccTCGCTGCAGCCCCCAGTTCCCCAGCATCGGCCAGGAGCCCCCCGAGATGAGCCTTTACTATGAGAACTTCTTCCATCCACAGGGCGTGCCCAGCCCTCAGCGGCCCCCCTCCTTCGAGGGGGGCGGCGAGTACGGGGCCACCCCCAACCCCTACCTCTGGCTCAATGGACCGGCCATGACTCCGCCACCCTACCTGTCGGGCTCCAACAccagccccttcctgccccaggcctACGGTGTGCAGAGGCAGCTGCTGCCAGGCATGTCTGGGCTGGGGGGCGGCGACCTGGGCTGGCTGCCCATCCCCTCGCAGGAGGAGCTGATGAAGCTGGTGCGGCCCCCCTATTCCTACTCGGCTCTCATCGCCATGGCCATCCACGGGGCGCCCGACAAGCGGCTCACCCTCAGCCAGATCTACCAGTACGTGGCCGACAACTTCCCCTTCTACAACAAAAGCAAGGCCGGCTGGCAGAACTCCATCCGCCACAACCTGTCTCTCAACGACTGCTTCAAGAAGGTGCCCCGCGATGAGGACGACCCGG GCAAAGGGAATTACTGGACCCTGGATCCCAACTGTGAGAAGATGTTCGATAACGGAAACTTCcgcaggaagaggaagagaaaatcagaTGTCTCCTCCAGCACGGGATCCTTGGCCTCGGAGAAAACAGACAGCAGCCTCCTGGCGGGCAGCCCGAAGACCGCAGAGGCCCAGGACATCTTGGACAGTGCGTCACCAGGCACCACGAGCTCCCCAGAGAAGCAGTCCTCACCTCCCCCGTCGGGTACCCCATGCCTCAACAACTTCCTCTCCACCATGACAGCCTATGTGAGCGGTTCGAGCCCGGTGAGCCGCCCTGTGGCAACACCAGGACTGAGCCCTGAGCCCGCTGACAAGATGGGGCAGAACTTGCTGAACTTCAGCTCCTACACCCCACTCACCAACCTCAGCAGCCATGGGGGCGGGGGCGAATGGGCCAACCCCATGCCCACCAACGCTCTCGGCTATGGAGGCTCTGTCCTCAACCAGTTCAGCCCTCATTTCTACAACAGCATCAACACAAACAGTGTCCTCTACCCCAGGGAGGGCACTGAGGTTTAG